A DNA window from Halanaerobium saccharolyticum subsp. saccharolyticum DSM 6643 contains the following coding sequences:
- the grxC gene encoding glutaredoxin 3: MNKPKIEIYTKVWCPYCRRAKAMLKSLGLDYTDYDITDNEELQQEMVDRSGKKTIPQIFINDEKIGGYDNLIELVSSGGLDDLIEFERPNCSEKDWDLAVIGAGPAGMTAAVYAARKGLKVLMVARDIGGQVLETDTIDNYLPEYGTSGPDLMQDFLRHLRNYKIDTLFGEEITDIEHQEEGHILLTKSGKEIKTRAVLIAAGTKKRQLGIPGEHQLKDKGVSYCATCDGYIYENQPVAVVGGGNSGLEAALDMSKIATEVYLIIRGEQLSGDKSLQDKVNNSDKIEVCKSYQTTEIKGEQKVESIRIKNLNTGKERELNVKAIFIEIGLIPNTGFICEHLDINQGNEIIIDENNQTSIEGIFAAGDVTDIKDKQIIVSAAEGAKAALRANEYLS; this comes from the coding sequence ATGAATAAGCCGAAGATTGAAATCTATACTAAAGTCTGGTGTCCTTATTGTAGAAGAGCAAAGGCAATGCTGAAGAGTCTCGGGCTTGATTATACTGATTATGATATTACAGATAATGAAGAATTGCAGCAGGAGATGGTCGATCGGAGCGGTAAAAAAACCATACCGCAGATATTTATTAATGATGAAAAAATTGGCGGTTATGATAATTTAATTGAACTTGTCAGCTCTGGTGGTCTTGATGATCTGATAGAATTTGAAAGACCAAACTGCAGTGAAAAAGACTGGGATCTGGCTGTGATTGGAGCCGGACCGGCAGGAATGACTGCAGCAGTTTATGCAGCCAGAAAAGGCTTAAAGGTTCTGATGGTAGCCCGAGATATTGGTGGTCAGGTGCTGGAAACTGATACTATCGATAATTATCTACCGGAATATGGAACTTCTGGCCCGGATCTGATGCAGGATTTTTTAAGACATCTTCGAAATTACAAAATTGACACACTATTTGGAGAAGAGATTACAGACATTGAGCACCAGGAAGAGGGACACATTCTGCTTACAAAAAGTGGTAAAGAAATTAAGACCAGAGCAGTTTTAATAGCTGCTGGAACTAAAAAGAGACAGCTTGGAATTCCAGGAGAACATCAGCTCAAAGATAAGGGTGTAAGTTACTGTGCTACCTGTGATGGCTATATCTATGAAAATCAGCCTGTTGCTGTAGTTGGCGGAGGTAATTCTGGCCTGGAAGCAGCCCTGGATATGTCTAAGATTGCGACTGAAGTATATTTGATTATTAGAGGAGAACAGCTCTCAGGTGATAAAAGTCTGCAGGATAAGGTAAATAATTCAGATAAAATAGAAGTCTGTAAATCATACCAGACAACTGAGATAAAGGGTGAGCAGAAAGTTGAATCTATAAGAATTAAAAATCTAAATACAGGTAAAGAGCGAGAACTTAATGTAAAGGCAATATTTATTGAAATTGGTTTAATTCCAAATACAGGTTTTATCTGTGAGCATCTGGATATTAATCAGGGCAATGAAATTATTATTGATGAAAATAATCAGACAAGCATTGAAGGTATTTTTGCAGCCGGAGATGTAACAGATATTAAAGATAAACAGATTATTGTTTCTGCAGCAGAAGGTGCTAAGGCTGCCCTAAGAGCCAATGAATATTTGAGTTAA
- a CDS encoding peroxidase-related enzyme (This protein belongs to a clade of uncharacterized proteins related to peroxidases such as the alkylhydroperoxidase AhpD.), whose product MAWIDMVDEDKAEVKLAKLYDKLTRSGENEVAHVLKVQSLNPDLLEDHLKIYKTIMFGRSNISRRQREMIATVVSDVNECHYUITHHGAALQKLIRDDEQADKILSGILDDYKSAPISEKEKEMLDYAVKLTKKPASVKKEDLDRLREFDLSDRDILDLNQVVAYFNYVNRTADGLGIELEAEHKKIRGVE is encoded by the coding sequence ATGGCATGGATAGATATGGTAGATGAAGATAAGGCAGAAGTTAAATTAGCTAAACTTTATGATAAATTAACTCGATCAGGTGAAAATGAGGTGGCACATGTTTTAAAAGTTCAATCTTTAAATCCTGACCTTTTAGAGGACCATCTTAAGATCTATAAGACTATTATGTTTGGCAGATCAAATATTTCCCGCAGGCAGCGAGAAATGATAGCAACAGTTGTATCTGATGTCAACGAATGTCATTACTGAATAACACATCATGGAGCGGCGCTCCAAAAGTTGATCAGGGATGATGAGCAGGCAGATAAAATATTAAGTGGTATTTTAGATGATTATAAGTCAGCACCAATTAGTGAAAAAGAAAAGGAAATGCTTGATTATGCTGTTAAATTAACTAAAAAGCCTGCCTCAGTGAAAAAGGAGGATCTTGATAGATTAAGAGAATTTGATCTGAGTGACAGAGATATTCTTGATTTAAATCAGGTAGTTGCTTATTTTAATTATGTTAATAGAACAGCTGATGGCCTGGGAATAGAACTGGAAGCTGAACATAAAAAAATAAGAGGAGTTGAATAA
- a CDS encoding DsrE family protein: protein MAAEDSLVILWTSGDKEVAKKMVFMYTINAKKRGWWQDIKFIVWGPSSKLLSEDQELQEQIKEFIEADIKVEACQACADQYGVADDLAELGIEVKYMGEPLTDYLKSESKVMTF, encoded by the coding sequence ATGGCAGCTGAAGATAGTTTAGTTATTTTATGGACAAGTGGAGATAAGGAAGTAGCAAAAAAAATGGTGTTCATGTACACTATAAACGCTAAGAAAAGAGGATGGTGGCAGGATATTAAATTTATTGTCTGGGGACCATCTTCAAAATTATTAAGTGAGGATCAGGAATTACAGGAACAGATTAAAGAATTTATCGAAGCAGATATTAAAGTAGAAGCCTGTCAGGCCTGTGCTGATCAGTATGGTGTAGCAGATGATTTAGCAGAGCTTGGAATTGAAGTTAAATATATGGGAGAACCTTTAACTGATTATTTAAAAAGTGAAAGTAAAGTAATGACATTTTAG
- a CDS encoding cation transporter: protein MYKSIFTVKKMDCPSEKNLIETKLGSIKLIQKLDFDLEKRKLIVFHSQKDERIKNYLNELKLDSKLEKVVEIQDENNEITNDSQSQKKLLKTVLLVNFGFFLFEMTAGLIANSMGLVADSLDMFSDSIVYLVSLFAVGGSILLKKKVAKLAGYFQIFIASFGFIEVLRRFFGFGEMPDFSTMIIVSILAFIANLYCLYLFQKSDSKEAHMKASWIFTSNDLIVNSGVIISGVLVYFFDSNKPDLIIGGIVFLVVINGARKILNLAK, encoded by the coding sequence ATGTATAAAAGTATTTTTACAGTGAAAAAGATGGATTGCCCATCGGAAAAAAATCTAATTGAAACAAAACTTGGTTCAATTAAATTAATCCAAAAACTTGATTTTGATCTTGAAAAAAGAAAACTTATTGTTTTTCATTCACAAAAAGATGAAAGAATAAAGAATTATTTAAATGAGCTAAAGTTAGATTCTAAATTAGAAAAAGTTGTTGAAATCCAGGATGAAAATAATGAGATTACAAATGACTCTCAGAGTCAGAAAAAACTTCTTAAAACTGTTCTTTTAGTTAATTTCGGTTTTTTCCTCTTTGAAATGACTGCAGGGCTAATTGCAAATTCAATGGGGCTTGTTGCTGATAGTTTAGATATGTTTTCAGATTCAATAGTTTATTTAGTTAGCCTTTTTGCAGTAGGTGGGAGCATTCTTCTTAAGAAGAAAGTTGCAAAACTCGCCGGATATTTTCAAATTTTTATTGCATCCTTTGGATTTATTGAAGTATTAAGAAGATTTTTTGGTTTTGGAGAAATGCCTGATTTTAGTACAATGATAATTGTATCTATTTTGGCTTTTATTGCTAATTTGTATTGTCTTTATTTATTCCAAAAATCCGATAGTAAAGAAGCACATATGAAAGCAAGCTGGATTTTCACTTCAAATGATTTAATTGTAAATTCGGGAGTAATTATTTCAGGAGTTTTAGTCTATTTTTTTGACTCAAATAAGCCTGATTTAATAATTGGAGGTATTGTATTTCTAGTAGTAATCAATGGCGCTAGAAAGATTTTGAATTTAGCTAAATAA